The proteins below are encoded in one region of Thermothelomyces thermophilus ATCC 42464 chromosome 1, complete sequence:
- a CDS encoding uncharacterized protein (Contains conserved domains CRC_subunit[pfam08624] a subunit of chromatin remodelling complexes and PAT1[pfam09770], necessary for accurate chromosome transmission.) yields MYAAQPNGADSATINPAALNTDLIDPAPRGVKRSRSPDNFGDAGPPGSAGDDGGDKPRKRGRPMKPRTSGGAPEAAAPAALPPLPPTPQTIPPQTPQSQNTPLPAQTPTYAPPQTSPPKSTPTKSTLKALPTVRDHTTDQLGPGGDEYLPREIDEAGEKKVLPNGQLTGNREYRCRTFHVPNRGDKLFMLATECARVLGYRDSYLLFNKNRSLYKIIANQVEKDDLVNQEILPFSYRSRQIAIVTARSMFRQFGSRVIVNGRRVRDDYWETKARKQGFTENDPAGEKRPGASKAREAEANHNASLLGAPHGEIVYSTNPGQFGGGPQPQLVQPGMLGGPPGSSTRMPVITLGPEYNDTRSRDYSSILKTGPRQEITGPPYQDRIQPSPVSELHAQAHHAAEFNRSVNQQRDMRSDYMQSIWRRPHEQPPPTTLSQSVSSTDATVPTSRAGTAPHATTTNLQQPGIVPNQSPIMMTAAPYSQPIHAQNPVGQNTLRGMAHNPAQSTSRPTYPSSGSTGTLPHTTQQNYSYSQNQMWPPTPQTPQHGYSAYTTQSQPSPHPQQSPAPQMRHSSASGPVQPGGLSYSGMPSMGQGYGPAATQGMYPADQTPRQYMQQSPQAPAVTQAWSQQQATPGQWWTNQPQ; encoded by the exons ATGTACGCCGCACAGCCCAACGGCGCCGATAGTGCAACAATCAATCCCGCCGCGCTTAACACAG ACCTGATCGATCCCGCCCCTCGAGGCGTCAAGCGCAGCCGCTCCCCCGACAATTTCGGGGACGCTGGGCCTCCCGGCTCGGCTGGTGATGACG GTGGTGACAAGCCGAGGAAGAGAGGAAGACCGATGAAGCCCAGAACATCCGGGGGCGCCCCGGAGGCCGCCGCCCCGGCAGCTCTGCCCCCTCTCCCGCCCACCCCTCAGACGATCCCGCCACAAACACCCCAGAGCCAGAACACACCCTTACCTGCTCAGACGCCCACGTATGCGCCCCCCCAAACCTCGCCGCCCAAGTCGACCCCGACAAAGTCGACGCTGAAGGCGCTTCCGACGGTGCGCGATCACACGACGGACCAGCTCGGACCGGGAGGGGACGAGTACCTCCCGCGCGAGATTGACGAGGCTGGCGAGAAGAAGGTCCTGCCCAATGGCCAGCTCACAGGAAACCGCGAATACCGTTGCCGGACCTTCCACGTTCCGAACCGCGGAGACAAGCTCTTCATGCTCGCCACCGAATGCGCCCGTGTTCTCGGCTACCGGGATTCTTACCTGCTCTTCAACAAGAACAGGTCGCTGTACAAGATTATCGCCAACCAGGTCGAGAAGGACGATTTGGTGAACCAGGAAATCCTACCCTTCTCGTACCGGTCGCGCCAGATCGCCATCGTGACGGCAAGGAGCATGTTCCGGCAGTTCGGGAGCCGGGTCATTGTCAACGGGAGGAGGGTTCGCGACGACTACTGGGAGACTAAGGCGCGCAAGCAAGGCTTCACCGAGAATGACCCGGCCGGGGAGAAACGACCCGGAGCGTCCAAGGCacgcgaggccgaggcgaACCACAACGCATCGCTTCTCGGAGCCCCCCATGGCGAGATTGTTTACAGTACCAACCCCGGCCAGTTCGGTGGGGGGCCTCAGCCGCAGCTCGTTCAACCAGGTATGCTTGGAGGTCCGCCGGGAAGCTCGACCAGAATGCCTGTGATAACACTAGGACCAGAGTATAACGATACCCGGAGCCGGGACTACTCGAGCATTCTGAAGACGGGCCCACGGCAGGAGATCACGGGACCGCCCTACCAGGATCGGATCCAGCCGTCGCCCGTCTCAGAGTTGCATGCCCAAGCTCACCACGCGGCCGAGTTCAACCGGTCTGTTAACCAGCAGCGAGACATGCGCAGCGACTACATGCAGAGCATCTGGCGGAGACCGCACGAGCAACCCCCTCCCACCACGCTGAGCCAGTCGGTCAGCTCGACCGATGCTACCGTGCCGACTAGCCGCGCCGGCACGGCACCCCACGCCACCACTACCAACCTGCAGCAACCCGGCATCGTTCCGAATCAGAGCCCCATTATGATGACGGCTGCTCCCTACTCGCAGCCCATCCACGCGCAGAATCCCGTTGGCCAAAATACGCTCAGAGGTATGGCCCACAACCCGGCTCAGAGCACATCGAGACCAACGTATCCGTCTTCAGGCTCCACCGGAACCCTGCCGCATACCACGCAGCAAAACTACAGCTACTCGCAAAACCAGATGTGGCCCCCTACGCCGCAGACCCCTCAGCACGGCTACTCGGCCTACACGACCCAGTCTCAGCCGTCTCCCCACCCGCAGCAGTCTCCCGCTCCGCAGATGCGGCACTCGAGCGCTTCAGGGCCGGTCCAGCCGGGCGGCTTGTCGTACTCGGGGATGCCGAGTATGGGCCAGGGGTACGGCCCCGCCGCAACGCAGGGAATGTATCCCGCGGATCAGACACCGCGGCAGTACATGCAACAGAGTCCGCAAGCGCCGGCGGTTACGCAAGCCTGGTCGCAGCAGCAGGCTACTCCGGGGCAGTGGTGGACCAATCAGCCGCAGTGA